One stretch of Pieris brassicae chromosome 8, ilPieBrab1.1, whole genome shotgun sequence DNA includes these proteins:
- the LOC123713795 gene encoding uncharacterized protein LOC123713795 gives MAIRSPPYRPVLAGCDQRDHPKAHIPRMGLNTPLSRKGVAKGSAISCYECNSANNSMCLEPNIYDKESVQRYLKITNCEQKVPRGQTKEQMFCRKIIQTILHKGHDTEVRVTRGCGWVKHHRDCYKADNEDHLETVCQCFTDDCNSAAINTAGLLIPIIVFKMFI, from the exons ATGGCTATTAGATCGCCCCCGTACCGCCCTGTATTAGCAGGGTGCGACCAAAGAGACCACCCGAAGGCCCATATTCCCCGAATGGGCCTAAACACTCCCCTCTCGAGGAAGGGTGTGGCAAAAG GTTCCGCAATCAGCTGCTATGAGTGCAACAGTGCAAATAATTCAATGTGCTTGGAACCAAATATATACGACAAGGAGAGTGTTCAGCGATATTTAAAGATCACCAACTGTGAGCAGAAGGTGCCTCGGGGCCAGACCAAGGAGCAGATGTTCTGCCGGAAGATTATTCAGACTA TTCTCCACAAAGGCCACGACACTGAAGTGAGAGTGACGCGTGGATGTGGCTGGGTGAAGCACCATCGCGATTGTTATAAGGCAGACAACGAAGACCATTTGGAAACCGTCTGCCAATGTTTCACAGATGACTGTAACTCCGCCGCAATTAATACAGCTGGATTATTGATAccaattatagtttttaagatgtttatttaa